Part of the Lynx canadensis isolate LIC74 chromosome E3, mLynCan4.pri.v2, whole genome shotgun sequence genome is shown below.
ACCACGTTGATCAGCATTTGCCCACCCCTGGCATCAGCGCTGCTGTATGCCCCATGTGGGTCACGTGGGTGCAGTAAGACTGTACAGGAGTCCAGATCTTCAGGGAGGAATCGAACACCAGAAAATGTGCCGTAATCCTGGCTTTTGAGAACAGAAGCCTTTCTCAAATGCATCAGCCTCCCTTCCATGGGAATGAGAGGGATACTGTGTCCTTGAGTTGGGGAAAACTCATTGAGCTCTTTGACGTTTAGGACCCACAGCTCTAGGGTCACCCCTGGGAACGATCACCAGGGTACATGTAGCAGGTACAGGTGCAAGGCTGGTCTGTACCAGCTCCAGGAtgtgtggcgggggaggggcaggagggctgcTGGAGGAAGCATCTTAGATGCACGTGTGTGGTTATGTCATTTGCCTCCTGTGCAGTTTGAGCACAGCCAGGGAAAGGATGCAGTGATGAGATTTTGCCACATTGACTTTATGCGATGAGTATTCATTGCTTCCCAGCTTACAAAACCTGGGCCATCTGATTTTCTCAGGACCCCTTAGAGGTACCCACAAGGACTGCCTCAGCCCCTTTGTGAGGCTCTGAGAGGCACCCTGAGTCACAAAGGGTCTCAGGAGGCAGCACTGGCCTTGAAACAGCCCTCTGCTCAACACTGGGCATGTGTCCCCGGGATTTTCAGGTGGCTGGTTCCTCGAGATCAGGGCTGTGCACAGAAAATGGAAAGGGTCCGGGGAGAAGGTGTCAGAGGTTCACAGGCATCATTGTTTAGAACTGGAAGTCATTTCAGAGTGCACAGTTTGTCACAGAACACTTAAATTCCATCCTAAGAATATAAAAGCTCATGGGTATTTGATTTTCTAAGAAACTATCTTGAGATGGAAATTGGAAACATGGTGGGGGGGAAAATGGggttttttaaacatctttattcAAAGTAAAGTTACTAAACAACCATTTAATAGCAGTTGGCCACGGGTGACCCGTGTTTCCTTAGTGATCACTGAGGCTCACTGGGCAGTTCTCAGAGCATTTTCCCGTAGGTTTGCTTGGTCAGATCAGTGGGTTCAACGGGTCGGTAGCAAAGGTATCTGATACATGAATTTCCAGACTCCTTGGGGGACTTGAGAGATGGTAATCATTTTCATAGCTCTTTATTAACGGTGAAATTCACTGTCCAGCAGAAATCACATGAGTCACATGTgcaattttaagttttctgtagccactttaaaaaaaaaccaaaggaacaagtgaaattaattttaatcgtGTTTTACTTAACTCAGTGTATCTAGAACATAGTCATTTTAACATATACTCAGGATAAAATATTTCCAACGATGGTGACATTCTCTATCTTTGAAATCTAATCTCAGCTGGGATTGGCCACACCTCTGGGCTTGGTGGCCCTGCCATGTGGCTAAGCACAGCCTGTGAAATGTTGATTACACCAGCCTCTGCCTTCTAGAATTCCTCACCCGTTCATCCATCTATAACATTGCCCAAGTATAACGTATGTCTGGCCCTGTCTTCTCTAGAGGCACTTTCATTGAGTTCCGAAATGGGATGTTAAACGTGTCCCCCATTGGAAGAAGCTGCAGCCAAGAAGAACGCATGGAGTTTCACGAACTCGATAAGGTGAGTCCCCCTGACCCCGCCTGGACTGATGTGCAGCCACGTGGCCAGCGGCTAAAGGGTGCCTTCTAAACTGCACTCCGATAATCggtatctctgtttttctcagaaagaaaacataagacaGAAGTTCGTAGCAGATCTGCGGAAGGAGTTTGCAGGAAAAGGCATCACGTTCTCCATAGGTATCGTGCATGCGGACGGGCCTCAGGAGCGGGTAATGTTTCCCATGGGATTGCTGTGGGCCAGCGTGCTCTTAAAATTAGACTGTGCCCAGTTTGAAGGCAGGTGGGAGGATTTCGGGAGCCGTCCTTCCACAAGGAGAAAACCGCTCCTGTGTGATCAGCCCTCACGGCGGCTTGCCCAGGCTGCTGGGTTTGGTTATGAATTCTCACTCGGCCGGACCCTTCCCCTTGGCCCGAAATAGAGCGAGGCTGGGAAGATTCTGGAATATAGTAATATTTGAGTATCAGGGAACCTTGGCGATCAGTAGGGTTGGTTTTACAAATCAAGAAACCCAGGACCTGGAAGGAAACGGGACTTGTCTGAGCTCACACAGGTTTTATCTACACGGGCAAACTGGCGTGCGAGCGTTTCTGGTGTCTGACACAGAGTTCTGCCTGTGGCGCTGGTGTCTTCGCCTTGGTTTTTGGTAGGATACGCCCATCAGAGGCACTAAGGAAACGATTTGCTGGCACTCGTGAGTCATTACTTAAAGCCCCCTCATTTTACCACCTCTTGTAGGGGTACAGCTTTTGGAAAACTGGAATTGCAAAGGGATTATGTCTGATAGATGAAGGGGTaggttttttaaatatccttGAGGTGTGAGCTGTTCGTCTCCCTGACAAAGGTCTGACTGGGCTTTCATTGCCCTCAACACTGCCTGCAATCCCCTTCCACgtgcttttcctttctcctgcaaGATGATCTACACGCCGTCTGCTTCTGGGCACTGTCCACCGAGAACGAGCGACTGTTAAAGCTCGAGGCGGGCCCAGCTGAATGCAGCTGTTACCAGTTCTTTCGCCTGCTTGCTTCATTCAGACCCACACGCTTGGCGAAGCACTTGAACACAGATGCGTGCCTCGTTCTGAGCTGGCAGTTTGTCTCGCTTGCAGATTTTAGGTGAAAGCATGTTGGGAAAACAACATGTCGCATGATTAGAACCTGTCCCTAAGTAGCAAACAAGGGTAGTAAAAATCAACCTTGGCCGTCCAGTTGCTGCTGAGTAAACAGCACGTTCTTTTCAGGGCCGGGCCCTTAACCTCCTTTCTACCTTTAGCTTTTGTGTTTCTGGCCCTACAGGAGGCCAGATCAGCATTGACGTCTTTCCTGATGGATGGGACAAGAGGTACTGCCTGGGACATGTGGAAAAAGACGGCTATAAGACCATCTATTTCTTCGGAGACAAAACCATGCCGGTAAGTACCAAAGTGTTTTTTGGAGTTCGACTGTTCGGTTTTGGCTGGAAAAGGGGAAATGCACAAACAGGCTTTTTTCTCTCCTCCGCCTTCTGCGCTGACCCAGCTCATACTCGGTGACGACTTCTGTCCTATGTGAGAGGTGTGATTAACCGCCCTCCCCTTTGTGCTCGGACACGGGACACCTCAATGGAGGCAGAAATTGAGTGGTTTTGAGTTCAGTACTGCTCGTTTCACATGCCTTCCAGAACACCTGCCCCAGAGCCGCTGTCCAATCCTTTGTGCATTTCAAAGCCCTGGGTTTTGTCATTTTTCCACTGCATTTTCCTGCCAGGGACATGCGTTATGAGTTGGGGGCAGGAATCCTAAATGGTAGGAAGACAGGGACTCTCATGCGTCTGAAATTCAAGAAATAGCCCCAGGGATGGTTTACAGCTGGGCATCACAGGGGTTTCGGTGAGCCACCCGGGGCTCTGGGAAATCCCGGGTCCGGACTGAATCTAAATCAGGACCGAGAGCAGTCAAAGGCCACCACCGGCAGGAGCAGCACGGAGGAGGGTTTCCCCAGAGCCACCGTGGCAGCAGGACAGGTGGGCCTCgaggaggtcagagaggtgtaGAGGCCCAAGAGGAGGCTCAGCACCGGCCGTtcactccccagccccctctaTGGACGCCTCCCTTTCAACCCCTGTCTGTGTCCCTGTGCCGCCCGGTTATGGGAGTCCCCTTGCCTGATAGCAGAGGTCCTGTTTCGGGCTCTGTGGCCATCCTGCACCCAGCCAGCGCCTCACAGATGCTGCATATGTGGAGGTCTTAATCCCTGTGGCCCCAGGTCCAGAACACTCGCTGCTCTGCTGAGGTTTTTCTGGGATGGACCTACCTGCCTTTTCAGCAAGGCCCCCACATACAGTTTTCCAGCGTGATTCTGGGCAGCACAGTCTCGCGTCCATCTTTCTAAATGATAAAAGTGGGACTCAGAGTGTCACACAGCTAACGACCGAGACAGTGGCACCAGAACAAACCTCCTGCTGTTTAGGCTTGTGGGCTTTCCGGTCCAACGAGCTGCCCCTCCGTCAGGGTGCAGGTTGTGCAAGATGCTCTCCTGGTCCCAAACCACGTGGTGCTGCTGGTCGGCAGCTGTGCCCTCTAGCCCGGTTCTTAGGGACAGAGAGGCGTGGCTCACGACTTCTCCTTTTGGTGACGTGCTTTGGATGCAGgctttggaaaaaagtctctgACTTCGACGTGTTCGGAAAAAGCAGGCTCGCGAAACTGCACGCAGGATCTCAGGGGGGACCGGGGGCCTCTGCAGCTGTGCAGCTCGGTGCCACTCCGTGCGGCCCGGAAAAAGAGCCGTTCGGACAGGTTCTTCTTAGCAGTGATGCTTGTGCTGTGGGAGTGGCCATCCAAGGCATCGGGACTTTGCTGAATGGAACCCCGGTCTTGAGATAACCGGGAACCcttcattttctgttctgttgagCTGCTGTGCTTGGTTTTTAATCTCATCTACTTTTTAAAGGTGGATACTATTTACagaggttcccccccccccgattcttttttaaatttacacccaagttatcATATAGTTCAaaagtgatttcaggagtagattccttagtgccctttacccatttagcccatcccccctcccacagcccctccagcaactgtttgttctctttatttaagaggctcttatgttttgtccccttccctgttacattatttttgcttccttccttttatgctcatctgttttgtatcttaaattcttcatatgagtgaagtcatatatttgtctttctctgactaatttcgcttagcataataccctccagttccatccacatagtggcaaatggcaagatttcattctttttgattgctgagtaatactccattttatttatatatatatatatgtatatatgtgtgtgtgtatatatatatatgtatatgtgtgtgtgtgtgtgtgtatatatatatatatatacacacacacacacatacacacacacactacatcttctttatccattcatccatcgatggacattcgggctcttcccatattttggctattgttgaaagtgctgctataaacatgggggtgcatgtgcccctttgaaacagcacacctgtatcccttggataaatacctagtagcacaattgctgggtcatagggtagttctgtttttaatgttttcaggaacctccacgctgttttccagagtggctgcaccagtttgcattcccaccaacaatgcaaaagagatcctctttctctgagtcctcgccaacatctgttgttgcctgagttgttaatgttagccattctgacaggtgtaaggtgatgtcattgtggtttttgatttgtatttcctgggtgatgagtgatgtggagtattttttcatgt
Proteins encoded:
- the PMM2 gene encoding phosphomannomutase 2 isoform X1; protein product: MAACGPALCLFDVDGTLTAPRQKITEEMDGFLQNLRRKIKIGVVGGSDFEKVREQLGSDVVEKYDYVFPENGLVAYKDGKLLCKQNIQGHLGEALIQDLINYCLSYIAKIKLPRKRGTFIEFRNGMLNVSPIGRSCSQEERMEFHELDKKENIRQKFVADLRKEFAGKGITFSIGGQISIDVFPDGWDKRYCLGHVEKDGYKTIYFFGDKTMPVSTKVFFGVRLFGFGWKRGNAQTGFFLSSAFCADPAHTR